The following proteins are co-located in the Bacteroidales bacterium genome:
- a CDS encoding CPBP family intramembrane metalloprotease has translation MNSNKPEKLFLLIGVITFAIGVFLTISHIKFGTYFILFGIVLLGLILIPKILRSITGGSETSQNKYFPNISQSIGITAFNVLMLVFTIKLTSGLDGLIGKEALMLLSEVLIVGIPLSIAYLIRKKLTNSNSFNLKIDNLRILPFIIIGSVVLLFGIADPIGNIIPMPESFKKSIMDFGSQTGIFAFLLLVIAAPILEELLFRGIILDGLLKRYSPLTAILISSLLFGLAHLNPWSFINGLIIGTFSGWIYFKTRSVLPSIIIHASANLSGFLFKYFVDVNALVNDSLVKIYGGLTNLILSIIGSIIIVSICIYILIKVFNKESALVRTNK, from the coding sequence ATGAATTCAAACAAACCAGAAAAACTGTTTCTTCTAATAGGAGTTATCACATTTGCAATAGGTGTTTTTTTAACTATCTCTCATATAAAATTCGGGACTTATTTTATACTTTTTGGAATTGTATTATTAGGACTAATTCTGATTCCTAAAATACTTAGGAGTATTACTGGAGGTTCTGAAACAAGTCAAAACAAATACTTCCCAAACATTTCTCAAAGTATCGGGATTACAGCTTTTAATGTGTTAATGCTGGTATTTACAATTAAACTAACTTCAGGTCTTGACGGATTAATTGGGAAAGAAGCCTTAATGCTTTTAAGTGAAGTTTTAATTGTCGGAATTCCTCTGAGCATTGCATATCTTATTAGAAAGAAATTAACAAACAGCAATTCATTTAATCTGAAAATTGATAACCTACGAATACTGCCATTCATTATTATTGGATCAGTGGTCTTGCTTTTTGGAATTGCAGATCCGATAGGAAATATAATTCCTATGCCAGAAAGTTTTAAAAAATCAATCATGGATTTCGGAAGTCAGACTGGGATTTTTGCATTTCTGCTTTTAGTAATTGCTGCCCCGATTTTGGAGGAGTTATTATTTAGAGGTATCATTTTGGATGGATTATTAAAAAGATACTCTCCGCTCACTGCTATTCTGATTTCCAGTTTGCTATTTGGATTAGCCCATTTGAATCCTTGGTCATTTATAAATGGCCTGATTATTGGAACTTTCTCGGGCTGGATATATTTCAAAACCAGAAGTGTATTACCATCTATAATAATTCATGCATCGGCTAACTTAAGCGGATTTCTATTTAAATACTTCGTCGATGTTAATGCTTTAGTGAATGACTCATTGGTTAAAATTTACGGTGGATTAACTAATCTAATTCTATCAATAATCGGTTCAATAATCATAGTATCAATTTGCATCTACATTTTGATAAAAGTATTTAATAAAGAAAGTGCTCTAGTTCGCACTAACAAATAG
- a CDS encoding helix-turn-helix domain-containing protein — translation MNPIGDKIFEIRKRKGLSQVELSDLSKINLRTLQRIEKGATVPHGNTLKNLCLALGVKIEDIIDYNKIEDLRFIKLFHLSVLTFMILPVGNVILPLILWRKKRDKIVSLDEQGINLLNFQILWTLVCNILLLLFTIFRVQHWSNGMIFLYLTGLFYLINILYPITISFLISKGKVRNYYYSGIMFIKN, via the coding sequence ATGAATCCAATTGGGGATAAAATATTTGAGATCAGAAAACGAAAAGGACTTTCCCAAGTAGAGCTTTCTGATTTATCCAAGATTAATTTAAGGACTTTACAACGCATTGAAAAGGGTGCTACAGTACCACACGGAAATACCCTGAAAAATCTTTGCCTAGCATTAGGTGTAAAAATCGAAGATATTATTGACTATAATAAGATAGAAGATCTAAGATTCATTAAATTATTCCATTTGTCTGTTTTAACTTTTATGATACTTCCTGTTGGGAATGTTATTCTTCCATTGATTCTCTGGCGCAAGAAACGTGATAAGATTGTTTCCTTAGACGAACAAGGGATTAATTTATTAAACTTTCAAATCCTCTGGACTTTAGTTTGCAATATTCTCCTTTTGTTGTTCACCATTTTTAGAGTCCAGCATTGGAGTAACGGTATGATTTTCTTATATTTAACCGGATTGTTTTATTTGATAAATATCTTATATCCTATTACAATTAGCTTTTTAATAAGTAAAGGTAAAGTGAGAAATTACTATTATTCCGGGATTATGTTTATTAAAAATTAG
- a CDS encoding type II toxin-antitoxin system RelE/ParE family toxin, with amino-acid sequence MSKKIVWSPLSVSDFDNILEYLNNNWDRRVSNHFIDLTDDSIKQILKNPRQFPVIFKKEKIRKCVLTKHNSLFYTDSKTQIDILRIFDTRQNPDTITFKC; translated from the coding sequence ATGTCTAAAAAGATTGTATGGTCACCTTTATCAGTAAGTGATTTTGACAATATACTTGAATACCTTAACAATAATTGGGACAGAAGAGTTTCAAATCATTTTATTGATTTGACAGATGACTCAATCAAGCAGATTTTAAAAAATCCAAGGCAATTTCCTGTAATTTTTAAGAAGGAAAAAATAAGAAAGTGTGTTTTGACGAAACATAATTCTTTGTTCTACACTGACAGCAAAACCCAGATAGATATTTTAAGAATTTTTGATACAAGACAGAATCCGGATACAATAACTTTTAAATGCTAA
- a CDS encoding nucleotidyltransferase family protein, whose protein sequence is MKSREQILDFITENKQLFREQFHIIRIGIFGSYARGEQNPESDIDLLVEFEENTQDLHDLKLQIKDFFHNKLGIEVDICREKFIKPRFKKTILEETIYGDQKSTLSIIHS, encoded by the coding sequence ATGAAAAGCAGAGAACAGATATTAGATTTTATTACCGAAAACAAACAACTGTTTCGGGAACAATTCCACATTATCCGGATTGGGATCTTTGGGTCTTATGCCCGTGGAGAACAGAATCCAGAAAGCGATATTGATTTGCTGGTGGAATTTGAAGAAAATACACAAGATCTTCATGACTTGAAGTTACAGATTAAAGACTTTTTTCATAATAAGTTAGGTATAGAGGTAGATATCTGTCGTGAAAAATTTATTAAGCCCAGATTCAAAAAAACAATTTTAGAAGAGACAATCTATGGTGATCAAAAATCAACTTTGTCTATAATCCATTCCTGA
- a CDS encoding type II toxin-antitoxin system PemK/MazF family toxin, protein MLRVHLKKGTANLKEESDIMIDQIRAIDKRRLLSKVGELPKELHKVVKDNIRVVLDIE, encoded by the coding sequence ATATTAAGGGTTCATCTTAAGAAAGGGACTGCAAATCTTAAGGAAGAATCTGATATTATGATTGATCAGATAAGGGCGATAGATAAGAGGAGGCTGTTGAGCAAGGTTGGAGAGCTACCGAAGGAGCTTCATAAGGTTGTAAAGGATAACATCAGGGTAGTTCTTGATATTGAATAA
- a CDS encoding four helix bundle protein, with the protein MDSFPERMSERFMGFIVGIMKLEKQLYKTYSGRHIYGQLFRSGTSSGANFEEARAAESKADFVYKMQIVLKELRESHFWVKLIISAKLIHSEDEILKILNDESKELSNITAKSIVTAKAKIK; encoded by the coding sequence ATGGATAGTTTTCCAGAAAGGATGTCGGAGAGGTTTATGGGTTTTATTGTTGGGATAATGAAACTTGAGAAGCAATTATACAAAACTTATTCCGGGAGGCATATTTATGGTCAGCTTTTTCGTTCAGGAACATCTTCCGGGGCAAATTTTGAAGAAGCAAGGGCAGCAGAGAGCAAGGCGGATTTTGTTTACAAAATGCAGATTGTGTTAAAGGAACTTCGGGAATCTCACTTTTGGGTAAAACTTATAATTTCAGCAAAGTTGATACACTCCGAAGATGAAATTTTGAAAATTCTAAATGATGAGTCGAAGGAATTATCAAATATAACTGCCAAGTCCATTGTAACAGCTAAAGCAAAAATCAAATAA
- a CDS encoding tyrosine-type recombinase/integrase: MKPKIFLKRIFHRNEWRYAIVFKYDQKLTELVRSVKNVKWSQTHMCWHAPDNELTLKQILSAFRDFADIDISEIASSDSKNKSEKQASIPVKEDEDQLTDEYPLPDETQGVEKRKDGYDAVLFTIGESNGALIIKFTGRYDREWIKELNGYGRVFYDGTRKEFKLKWSQLAVDSLSDYFSSRGVEVIVKKGIIPAELKEKREEKGTDVRSRPLSTEAEKRVELLRRYLDENRYSKRTVESYIASLELFFRYFHNRDIDEITSEDISEFIDDYILRLGYSASYQNIMISAIKLNYYVSGGRRVSPDSLSRPRRSRALPKVFSKEEVVKIFDATRNNKHKLMLWLIYSCGLRRSEVINIKLSDLDMERGILNIREGKGNVDRMVPIAAKIWEKIAGYIKTYHPKVYLFEGQTGGKYSVESVYSVFKQSLKRAGIQKEVGVHSLRHSYATHLHESGLDIRYIQELLGHKSTRTTEIYTHVSRRNLFAIRSPIEDMDI; this comes from the coding sequence ATGAAACCAAAGATTTTCCTGAAACGGATTTTCCATCGTAATGAATGGAGGTATGCCATTGTTTTCAAATATGATCAGAAGCTTACGGAACTTGTAAGGTCTGTAAAGAATGTGAAATGGAGTCAGACACACATGTGCTGGCACGCACCTGACAATGAGCTTACTCTGAAGCAAATACTCTCTGCTTTCCGCGATTTTGCTGATATTGATATCTCAGAGATTGCGTCATCAGATAGTAAGAATAAGTCTGAAAAACAGGCTTCTATTCCTGTAAAGGAAGATGAAGATCAGTTAACCGATGAATATCCTTTGCCTGATGAAACCCAGGGAGTGGAAAAAAGAAAGGACGGGTATGATGCTGTACTTTTCACAATTGGAGAATCGAACGGGGCGCTGATAATAAAATTTACCGGAAGATATGACAGGGAATGGATAAAGGAACTGAACGGATATGGAAGGGTGTTTTATGACGGAACGAGAAAAGAATTTAAACTAAAATGGTCGCAGCTTGCTGTTGACTCACTCTCCGACTATTTTTCATCGAGAGGTGTTGAAGTGATTGTAAAGAAGGGGATCATTCCTGCTGAGCTAAAGGAGAAACGGGAAGAAAAGGGAACTGATGTAAGAAGCAGGCCGTTAAGTACTGAGGCAGAAAAGAGAGTTGAATTACTTCGCAGATATCTTGATGAAAACAGGTACAGCAAACGGACAGTTGAGTCGTACATAGCAAGTCTGGAACTGTTCTTCAGGTATTTTCACAACAGAGACATTGATGAGATCACCAGCGAAGATATCAGTGAATTTATTGATGATTACATTCTAAGACTTGGTTATTCTGCTTCATATCAGAACATTATGATATCGGCAATAAAACTTAATTACTATGTATCGGGAGGGCGAAGAGTATCGCCCGATTCATTAAGCCGTCCGCGCCGCAGCCGGGCATTGCCAAAAGTCTTTTCGAAGGAAGAAGTGGTGAAGATCTTTGATGCCACGAGGAACAACAAGCACAAGCTGATGCTGTGGCTAATATACTCCTGCGGGTTACGGAGAAGTGAAGTAATAAATATAAAACTAAGTGATCTGGATATGGAAAGAGGTATTTTGAATATCAGGGAAGGTAAGGGAAATGTAGACCGAATGGTTCCGATAGCGGCCAAGATCTGGGAGAAGATAGCAGGATATATAAAGACCTATCATCCCAAAGTCTATCTTTTTGAAGGGCAGACAGGAGGAAAGTATTCTGTTGAGAGTGTATATTCGGTGTTTAAGCAGTCGCTTAAAAGAGCCGGGATACAGAAGGAAGTAGGAGTTCACAGTCTGAGGCACAGTTACGCCACCCATCTGCACGAGAGCGGATTAGATATCAGGTACATACAGGAACTGCTCGGGCATAAGAGCACCAGGACAACTGAGATCTATACGCATGTAAGCAGGAGGAATCTGTTTGCGATTAGGAGTCCGATTGAGGATATGGATATATGA
- a CDS encoding YfcC family protein: protein MLKKIPHTYVIVFSIVVICAILTWIVPGGLFDRHIITVNGIDRNVVIPGSFHYTGNNPQTWQVFSALFDGFVDKADIIVFILIIGGAFWIMNESKAIDVAIQSFLRFSKRIEHNVIIAKLGADNIIFILIMLMFSIFGAVFGMSEETIAFVVIFVPLAISMGYDSIVGVSLCFVAAALGFAGAILNPFTIGIAQGLSNLPLFSGIEYRMFCWVIINLAGFAFILRYARSVKKNPSKSLVAEDDKYWRDKQEGSSFEISYNTPLSAWIIFLIVLVVMGIFSWQFPLTNLGIGESTVPLPVFPVLTALFGITGIFSLRKSVHFFIIQILLFTILVLIAGVMGYSWYIMEIATLFFAMGLVTGIAMNYNPNKITKLFLDGVKDIQSAAIIVGLAGGIIIILNNGNIIDTLLFKLSESISGMGKMASVSMMYVVQNLINLVMPSGSAKAALTMPMMSQFSDLIGVSRQATVMAFQFGDGFTNMLTPTSGVLLGVLSVAKIPYDKWVRWVLPLIIILVVIGFLLLIPTVYMKLKGF from the coding sequence ATGCTAAAAAAGATCCCACACACCTACGTTATTGTTTTCTCAATAGTTGTGATCTGTGCCATTCTCACCTGGATAGTTCCCGGGGGATTATTTGACAGGCATATCATTACAGTAAACGGCATTGATCGTAATGTAGTGATACCCGGATCGTTTCATTATACAGGAAATAATCCTCAGACATGGCAGGTGTTTTCGGCGCTATTCGATGGCTTTGTAGATAAAGCAGATATAATTGTTTTCATTCTTATTATCGGCGGAGCATTCTGGATTATGAACGAGAGCAAAGCGATAGATGTGGCGATTCAGTCGTTTCTGAGGTTCAGCAAGCGGATTGAACACAATGTTATTATTGCTAAGCTGGGGGCTGACAATATTATATTCATTCTTATAATGCTTATGTTCAGCATTTTCGGGGCTGTATTCGGCATGAGTGAAGAGACAATTGCATTCGTTGTGATTTTTGTTCCGCTTGCCATATCGATGGGTTACGACTCTATAGTTGGTGTATCGTTATGCTTTGTTGCTGCGGCATTAGGATTTGCTGGCGCTATATTGAATCCATTTACAATTGGCATTGCCCAGGGATTATCAAATCTTCCTCTTTTTTCGGGCATTGAATACAGGATGTTCTGCTGGGTAATAATAAACCTGGCCGGATTCGCTTTCATCCTCAGGTATGCGCGATCTGTGAAAAAAAATCCTTCAAAATCGCTTGTAGCCGAGGATGATAAGTACTGGCGCGACAAACAAGAAGGCAGCTCCTTTGAGATCTCTTACAACACTCCGTTATCTGCATGGATAATCTTTTTAATCGTATTGGTTGTAATGGGAATATTCTCATGGCAATTCCCATTGACAAACCTTGGGATTGGAGAAAGCACAGTTCCCCTCCCCGTCTTCCCTGTTTTAACTGCTTTATTCGGAATCACCGGTATTTTTTCACTAAGAAAATCAGTCCATTTTTTCATAATTCAGATCCTTCTTTTTACAATACTTGTGCTTATTGCCGGAGTAATGGGTTACAGCTGGTATATTATGGAAATTGCAACACTATTCTTTGCAATGGGACTCGTGACAGGTATTGCAATGAATTACAATCCAAATAAGATAACAAAACTCTTTCTCGACGGAGTAAAAGATATACAGTCGGCTGCGATTATTGTAGGACTGGCAGGCGGCATCATTATTATTCTGAACAACGGCAATATCATTGACACACTGTTATTTAAACTCTCCGAATCAATCTCGGGCATGGGAAAGATGGCATCGGTTAGTATGATGTATGTCGTTCAGAACCTAATCAATCTTGTTATGCCATCGGGTTCTGCGAAGGCCGCACTCACAATGCCGATGATGTCGCAATTCTCAGACCTCATAGGAGTATCGAGGCAGGCCACAGTAATGGCTTTTCAGTTTGGTGATGGTTTTACAAACATGCTCACCCCTACTTCCGGAGTCCTGCTTGGTGTTCTAAGCGTGGCTAAAATACCTTACGATAAATGGGTCAGGTGGGTACTTCCGCTTATTATTATTCTGGTTGTCATTGGTTTCCTATTATTAATTCCAACAGTCTATATGAAGCTTAAGGGGTTCTGA
- a CDS encoding GNAT family N-acetyltransferase yields MNLKFRTTPQESDIQSVREIIESTKFFYDHEVEIAVDLVKERLELGESTGYFFVFAEADGVTVAYSCFGPILMSDTSFDLYWICTNNAYRGKGIGKKLMEQTEIHAREMGCKILIAETSGLPHYEPTRAFYIKTNFDLEAKLKDFYKMGDDKLFYTKRIG; encoded by the coding sequence ATGAATCTGAAATTCAGAACAACTCCTCAGGAGAGCGATATACAAAGTGTAAGAGAGATAATTGAATCAACAAAATTCTTCTACGATCATGAAGTTGAGATAGCAGTCGACCTTGTTAAGGAACGTCTTGAACTGGGAGAGTCAACAGGCTACTTTTTTGTTTTTGCCGAAGCCGATGGAGTTACTGTTGCATATTCATGCTTCGGACCAATATTAATGTCTGATACAAGTTTTGATCTTTACTGGATCTGTACAAATAATGCTTATCGCGGTAAGGGAATAGGTAAGAAGCTAATGGAGCAGACTGAAATCCATGCCAGGGAAATGGGATGCAAAATCCTTATTGCTGAAACATCTGGTTTGCCTCATTACGAACCAACCAGAGCCTTCTATATCAAAACAAATTTTGACCTCGAAGCCAAACTGAAAGACTTCTATAAAATGGGGGATGATAAGTTGTTTTATACTAAGAGGATAGGATGA